A single region of the Leptodactylus fuscus isolate aLepFus1 chromosome 5, aLepFus1.hap2, whole genome shotgun sequence genome encodes:
- the CHKB gene encoding choline/ethanolamine kinase, translated as MASANGLTVPLSPGGRRLELSEELRKRAYTLCREYLRGAWKNIRPEQMRVSVVSGGLSNLLYKCSLIDTVQAESTEPRQVLLRIYGAILQGVDSIVLESVMFAILAERSLGPRLYGVFPQGRLEEYIPSRRLVTSELSVPEISSEIAVKMARFHTMEMPFNKEPVWLFKTMDKYMSQISSLSFTKGDLVEKFNKLKSFHLEEEMKSLKTLLESTPSPVVFCHNDVQEGNILLLSSRTSHPSDKLMLIDFEYSSYNYRGFDMGNHFCEWVYNYHHDEWPFYKAQLCDYPTREQQLHFFRSYLMEICPELEEEERCVQEAAMVIEVNRFALASHFFWGLWSILQAKISTIEFGYLDYALSRFEAYFQQKPLWS; from the exons ATGGCCTCTGCTAATGGGCTGACTGTACCGCTGTCCCCGGGAGGGCGCCGCCTGGAGCTGAGCGAGGAGCTGCGGAAGAGAGCCTATACCCTGTGCCGGGAGTACCTGAGAGGGGCATGGAAGAACATCAGGCCGGAGCAGATGAGGGTGTCTGTGGTCAG TGGTGGTCTCAGTAACCTGCTGTATAAGTGCAGTCTTATAGACACTGTACAAGCTGAATCCACAGAGCCAAGACAAGTGCTGCTCCGAATTTATGGAGCCATCCTGCAG GGTGTGGACTCTATTGTTCTGGAGAGCGTAATGTTTGCAATCCTTGCTGAGCGGTCACTGGGTCCACGTTTGTATGGTGTTTTTCCACAAGGTCGTCTGGAAGAATACATTCCG AGCCGTAGACTGGTGACTTCAGAACTTAGTGTTCCTGAAATTTCTAGTGAGATTGCAGTGAAAATGGCCAGATTCCACACGATGGAGATGCCGTTCAACAAGGAACCAGTGTGGCTATTCAAGACTATGGATAA GTATATGTCTCAGATTTCATCTTTATCCTTTACGAAAGGAGATTTGGTGGAAAAATTCAACAAATTGAAGAGTTTTCACTTGGAGGAAGAAATGAAAAGCCTAAA AACTCTGTTGGAGTCTACACCATCTCCCGTTGTATTTTGCCACAATGATGTTCAGGAAG GGAATATCCTGCTTCTGTCATCTCGGACCTCTCATCCATCAGATAAACTGATGCTCATTGACTTTGAGTACAGCAGCTACAATTACAG AGGATTTGACATGGGCAATCACTTCTGTGAGTGGGTATATAACTACCATCACGATGAGTGGCCTTTCTACAAAGCACAACTGTGCGACTACCCAACAAGGGAGCAGCAG CTTCATTTCTTCCGATCTTACCTGATGGAGATTTGTCCAGAGCTTGAAGAGGAGGAGCGATGTGTTCAGGAAGCCGCCATGGTTATTGAGGTGAACCG ATTTGCTTTGGCTTCACATTTCTTTTGGGGTCTTTGGTCCATTTTGCAAGCAAAAATCTCAACTATCGAATTTGGATACTTG GACTATGCCCTCTCTCGCTTTGAAGCATATTTTCAACAGAAACCTCTCTGGTCCTGA